In a genomic window of Halalkalicoccus sp. CG83:
- a CDS encoding enolase-like domain-containing protein, protein MALYDAVSDLPVRIDEISLSRRERDTSSGFTRVTTVISLSGEGEIGKGEDVTYETADHDALLEAGAPDLEGEYTLDEFSARLADLELFPDGPSREDFRHYRRWAFESAALDLALRQADTDLASALDRQYDPVRFIASTRLGDPPTFDRIERFLENDPDLEFKLDPTSKWDDELIDRLADTGAVRVVDLKGQYEGTEVDQAPDPDLYERVINGLSESVIEDPALTEGTRPVLEGHEDRVSWDATIHGIADVEELPWEPDWLNIKPSRFGSVESLFETIEFCIEREIAMYGGGQFELDVGRGQIQAIASLFYADSANDVAPGGYNDPEVVEGLAQSPLDPPAEPAGFRW, encoded by the coding sequence ATGGCGCTGTACGATGCCGTCTCCGATCTCCCGGTCCGGATCGACGAGATCTCGCTTTCCCGACGCGAACGCGACACCTCCAGCGGCTTCACCCGCGTTACCACGGTGATCTCGCTCTCGGGCGAGGGCGAGATCGGGAAGGGGGAGGACGTCACCTACGAGACCGCGGACCACGACGCGCTGCTCGAGGCCGGCGCGCCCGATCTGGAGGGCGAGTACACCCTCGACGAGTTCTCCGCGCGCCTCGCGGACCTCGAGCTCTTTCCCGACGGCCCCTCCCGAGAGGACTTCCGCCACTACCGCCGCTGGGCCTTCGAGAGCGCGGCGCTCGATCTGGCGCTTCGGCAGGCGGATACGGATCTCGCGAGCGCGCTCGACCGGCAGTACGATCCGGTCCGCTTCATCGCTAGCACCCGACTGGGCGACCCGCCGACGTTCGACCGGATCGAGCGTTTTCTGGAGAACGATCCCGATCTGGAGTTCAAGCTCGACCCCACGAGCAAGTGGGACGACGAGCTGATCGATCGCCTCGCCGATACGGGCGCGGTCCGAGTGGTCGATCTGAAGGGTCAGTACGAGGGGACGGAGGTCGATCAGGCCCCCGACCCCGACCTCTACGAGCGAGTCATCAACGGACTTTCCGAGTCCGTTATCGAGGATCCCGCGCTCACGGAGGGGACCCGCCCCGTACTGGAGGGCCACGAGGATCGGGTTTCGTGGGATGCGACGATCCACGGGATCGCCGACGTCGAGGAACTCCCATGGGAGCCCGACTGGCTCAACATCAAGCCCTCGCGCTTCGGCTCGGTCGAATCGCTGTTCGAGACGATCGAGTTCTGTATCGAGCGGGAGATCGCGATGTACGGTGGCGGCCAGTTCGAACTCGACGTCGGACGCGGCCAGATCCAGGCGATCGCCTCGCTGTTCTACGCCGACTCGGCGAACGACGTCGCACCCGGCGGCTACAACGATCCCGAGGTCGTCGAGGGTCTGGC
- a CDS encoding flavin reductase family protein, which translates to MEVDIDELDSAYRLLAGSVVPRPIAWVSSRSPEGRDNLAPYSFFNVVAVDPPVVMFAPVGTGDDLKDTPRNVLETEEFVVNVVTMELAEAMNATSATVEENEFDHAELDRAESVRIAPPRVADAAVAFECKLYDFVEIGGSSMVLGEVVYAHVADDVTTGGKVDVTKLDAVGRLSGSYYASTRDRFSMERPP; encoded by the coding sequence ATGGAGGTCGACATCGACGAACTGGACTCCGCCTACCGGCTTCTGGCGGGTTCGGTCGTTCCCCGGCCGATCGCCTGGGTGAGCAGCCGGAGTCCCGAGGGCCGTGACAACCTCGCGCCCTACAGCTTCTTCAACGTCGTGGCGGTCGACCCGCCGGTCGTGATGTTCGCACCCGTCGGGACCGGCGACGATCTCAAGGACACGCCACGGAACGTCCTCGAGACCGAGGAGTTCGTGGTCAACGTCGTGACGATGGAGCTCGCCGAAGCGATGAACGCCACGAGCGCCACCGTCGAGGAGAACGAGTTCGACCACGCCGAACTCGACCGTGCCGAGAGCGTCCGGATCGCGCCTCCACGCGTCGCCGACGCGGCGGTCGCCTTCGAGTGTAAGCTGTACGACTTCGTCGAGATCGGCGGCTCCTCGATGGTGCTCGGGGAGGTGGTGTACGCCCACGTCGCGGACGACGTCACCACCGGCGGGAAGGTCGACGTAACGAAGCTCGACGCGGTCGGCCGGCTCTCGGGGAGCTACTACGCGAGCACGCGCGACCGCTTCTCGATGGAGCGGCCGCCCTGA
- a CDS encoding VOC family protein, producing MTDAPPTTGLHHVTNICTDMEETVEFYEDVLDWHTVKRTRNYDDPGTLHYYFSSTPEGEPGTNVTYFEYPGSQGRPGPGASHHFAFGVEDDETLEEWREHLMDHGVRVSRVKDRTYFRSIYFSDPDGLVFEFATAGPGFGVDEEDPGTEEIDPFEGE from the coding sequence ATGACCGACGCACCACCCACCACCGGACTGCATCACGTGACGAACATCTGCACGGACATGGAGGAGACGGTGGAGTTCTACGAGGACGTCCTCGACTGGCACACGGTGAAGAGAACCCGGAACTACGACGACCCGGGGACGCTCCACTACTACTTCTCCTCGACGCCCGAGGGCGAGCCCGGAACCAACGTCACCTACTTCGAGTACCCCGGCTCCCAGGGACGGCCCGGACCGGGAGCGAGCCACCACTTCGCCTTCGGCGTCGAGGACGACGAGACTCTAGAGGAGTGGCGCGAGCACCTAATGGACCACGGGGTCCGGGTCTCGCGGGTGAAGGACCGGACCTACTTCAGGAGCATCTACTTCAGCGACCCCGACGGACTCGTCTTCGAGTTCGCGACCGCGGGGCCGGGCTTCGGCGTCGACGAGGAGGACCCCGGAACCGAGGAGATCGACCCGTTCGAGGGGGAGTGA
- a CDS encoding VOC family protein, whose amino-acid sequence MTDEATEPTPVVAEPPDSPIRLSGTDHVTLIGSNEADTVEFYRDLLGMSLVLRQPNLDQPEVTHLFFDTGDGRILTFFVNDDRESDPRPQRTGIGAVHHLAFSVEPERFVETKEAFDEADHPYNEFDRGAFHSIYTRDHNGLVLEIATDKYHIPDDRHGEVLATAQRIREKAGADYVDDEHVGRALEELGLEADPYELPDAPTGAGYD is encoded by the coding sequence ATGACCGACGAAGCTACGGAACCCACGCCCGTTGTCGCCGAACCGCCAGACAGTCCGATCCGTCTCTCCGGGACCGATCACGTCACGCTGATCGGCAGCAACGAGGCCGACACCGTGGAGTTCTACCGTGATCTCCTCGGAATGTCGCTCGTGTTGCGCCAGCCCAACCTCGACCAACCCGAGGTGACTCACCTCTTCTTCGACACGGGCGACGGTCGGATCCTCACCTTCTTCGTGAACGACGACCGCGAGTCGGATCCGCGCCCCCAGCGAACCGGTATCGGCGCCGTCCACCACCTCGCGTTCAGCGTCGAGCCCGAACGGTTCGTCGAGACCAAGGAGGCCTTCGACGAGGCCGATCATCCCTACAACGAGTTCGATCGCGGCGCGTTCCACTCGATCTACACGCGCGATCACAACGGCCTGGTGCTCGAGATCGCGACCGACAAGTACCACATCCCCGACGATCGGCACGGCGAGGTGCTCGCGACCGCCCAGCGAATTCGGGAAAAAGCGGGCGCCGACTACGTCGACGACGAGCACGTCGGGCGAGCGCTCGAGGAACTCGGCCTCGAGGCCGACCCCTACGAACTGCCCGACGCCCCGACCGGCGCGGGCTACGACTGA
- a CDS encoding winged helix-turn-helix transcriptional regulator → MSSESTAYDGSTCSVIDSLEQIGSQWRLIVLHDLQEEEKRFNELKRSTDASSRTLSRVLEDLQELGFVERRVEADSPIATYYSLTPKGESLRPVFGEIECWADEWL, encoded by the coding sequence ATGTCATCGGAATCCACTGCGTACGACGGGTCGACCTGTTCGGTCATCGACTCGCTCGAACAGATCGGCTCCCAGTGGCGACTGATCGTGCTCCACGACCTGCAGGAGGAGGAGAAGCGGTTCAACGAACTCAAACGGTCGACCGATGCCTCCTCACGAACGCTCTCGCGGGTGCTCGAGGACCTCCAGGAACTGGGGTTCGTCGAACGTCGCGTCGAGGCCGACTCGCCGATCGCCACCTACTACAGCCTCACTCCGAAGGGCGAGTCGCTCCGTCCCGTCTTCGGGGAGATCGAGTGCTGGGCGGACGAGTGGCTCTAG
- a CDS encoding HTH domain-containing protein — protein sequence MEGSRDDRDVGEPLRVQLYVRHNTFGARTQQQRLFERVRRLEARSRIERTELRRWPDRIPANERSELGDVIGEFEAWAADRDLALAPCFDRREVESRFGGGRYERISLPIMCLAVYRNGRLQRVAPHVDGDRSYTVYDCIDDLEERLTGEKRRSLRGSDAIVPP from the coding sequence ATGGAAGGATCACGGGACGATCGAGACGTCGGTGAACCGCTGCGGGTGCAACTGTACGTGCGCCACAACACCTTCGGCGCGCGAACGCAACAGCAGCGGCTGTTCGAACGGGTACGCCGTCTCGAAGCGCGTTCCCGGATCGAGCGCACGGAACTGCGTCGGTGGCCGGACCGTATCCCTGCGAACGAACGGAGCGAACTCGGCGACGTGATAGGCGAGTTCGAGGCGTGGGCCGCGGATCGAGATCTGGCGCTCGCTCCCTGCTTCGATCGCCGTGAGGTCGAATCGCGGTTCGGCGGCGGACGATACGAACGGATCTCCCTCCCGATCATGTGCCTGGCCGTCTACCGGAACGGACGGCTCCAGCGCGTCGCGCCACACGTGGACGGCGATCGATCGTACACCGTTTACGACTGTATCGACGACCTCGAGGAACGCCTCACCGGGGAGAAGCGACGGTCGTTGCGAGGCTCCGATGCGATCGTCCCGCCGTAG
- a CDS encoding tyrosine--tRNA ligase — protein sequence MDTAERTERVLRHTEEVVTEEELVDLLERPNPSVYIGYAPTGEMHIGHFTTIRKLADFLRADMEVTVLIADLHAHLDDEKSPFELLEARSEYYRAAIEAMVEAAGANPDDIEFVRGTEFELEEPYTLELYRLLADTTISRAQRAGSEVVRQSENPKLGGLVYTLMQSLDVAALDADVAYGGIDQRGIYMLARELLPEHGHAKPLCLFAPLLSGLSGGKMSASEAGSKVNLTDDPEAVSEKINGAYCPQGEVEDNGVLEYLNHLVFPVLGERNEPFVIERPEEYGGNVVYEEYADLEEDFVSGELHPQDLKNATGEYVSEVIAPIRERFEAEPELLEAAYPDRYD from the coding sequence ATGGACACCGCCGAGCGAACGGAACGCGTTCTCCGCCACACCGAGGAGGTGGTCACCGAGGAGGAGCTCGTCGACCTCCTCGAGCGGCCCAACCCCAGCGTCTACATCGGCTACGCCCCCACCGGCGAGATGCACATCGGTCACTTCACCACGATCCGGAAGCTCGCGGACTTCCTCCGGGCCGACATGGAGGTAACGGTCCTCATCGCCGACCTCCACGCCCACCTCGACGACGAGAAGAGCCCCTTCGAACTGCTCGAGGCCCGCTCCGAGTACTACCGGGCGGCGATCGAGGCGATGGTCGAGGCCGCCGGCGCGAACCCCGACGACATCGAGTTCGTCCGCGGCACCGAGTTCGAGCTCGAGGAGCCCTACACGCTCGAACTCTACCGGCTGCTGGCCGACACCACGATCAGCCGCGCCCAGCGCGCCGGCAGCGAGGTCGTCCGCCAGTCGGAGAACCCCAAGTTGGGGGGGCTGGTCTACACGCTGATGCAGAGCCTCGACGTCGCCGCCCTCGACGCGGACGTCGCCTACGGCGGGATCGATCAGCGCGGGATCTACATGCTCGCTCGCGAACTGCTGCCCGAGCATGGCCACGCCAAACCGCTCTGTCTGTTCGCGCCGCTGCTCTCGGGACTCTCGGGCGGGAAGATGAGCGCGAGCGAGGCGGGCTCGAAGGTCAACCTCACCGACGATCCCGAGGCCGTCTCCGAGAAGATCAACGGCGCCTACTGCCCCCAGGGCGAGGTCGAGGACAACGGCGTCCTCGAGTACCTGAACCACCTCGTCTTTCCCGTTCTCGGGGAGCGAAACGAACCGTTCGTCATCGAACGACCGGAGGAGTACGGCGGGAACGTGGTCTACGAGGAGTACGCCGACCTCGAGGAGGACTTCGTCTCAGGCGAGCTTCACCCGCAGGACCTGAAGAACGCGACCGGTGAGTACGTCTCGGAGGTCATCGCGCCGATCCGCGAGCGCTTCGAGGCCGAACCCGAGCTGCTCGAGGCCGCCTACCCCGACCGGTACGATTGA
- a CDS encoding MFS transporter has translation MALDTNDRAIAGFTMTGHSLVHWFETSIPIFLVVWLAEFDVSVALLGIVVALGYAPFGLGALPGGILADIYGTKRLVLLCLGGMSLSFLVLSIAPNIYAITVGLVLWGVAASVYHPAGLSLISTGVEERGTVFAWHGIAGNVGIALGPFVAATLLIFLDWQLVAALLAIPGLVAVAYGLSADFDPMNAVDDVEETTEEALSLSELFGQSRALLASAFGLVFVIVTFEGLFYRGMLTYLPEILHGLPAMEAFELSADLRGIEPADYIYVGFLVVGMAGQYAGGKLTDRVPAERGLLAIFGVLALLALAFIPVTGMGLGALLALCGVLGFFLFAIQPFYQNAVAVHTPTDTRGLSYGYTYLGEFGLGSASIAIGGFVLDSFALSAFFAMLAAFALIAAALSAGLLVFQDRLDPSREHAAGAGTDD, from the coding sequence ATGGCCCTCGATACGAACGACCGGGCGATCGCCGGCTTCACGATGACGGGTCACTCGCTGGTCCACTGGTTCGAGACGTCGATCCCCATCTTCCTCGTGGTCTGGCTCGCGGAGTTCGACGTGAGCGTCGCGCTCCTGGGGATCGTCGTCGCGCTCGGTTACGCGCCGTTCGGGCTCGGCGCGCTTCCCGGCGGCATCCTCGCGGACATATACGGGACCAAACGCCTGGTGCTCCTGTGTCTCGGCGGGATGAGCCTCTCGTTTCTCGTCCTCTCGATCGCGCCGAACATCTACGCGATCACCGTGGGGTTGGTGCTCTGGGGAGTCGCCGCGAGCGTCTATCATCCCGCGGGGCTCTCGCTGATCTCGACCGGCGTCGAGGAGCGCGGAACGGTGTTCGCGTGGCACGGCATCGCGGGCAACGTCGGCATCGCGCTGGGGCCGTTCGTCGCCGCGACGCTGCTGATCTTCCTCGACTGGCAGCTCGTCGCTGCCCTGCTCGCGATCCCGGGGCTGGTCGCCGTCGCCTACGGGCTGTCGGCGGACTTCGATCCGATGAACGCGGTCGACGACGTCGAGGAGACCACCGAGGAGGCGCTCTCGCTCTCCGAGCTGTTCGGCCAGTCGCGGGCGCTGCTCGCGAGCGCGTTCGGCCTCGTCTTCGTCATCGTCACGTTCGAGGGACTGTTCTACCGCGGCATGTTGACCTACCTGCCCGAGATCCTCCACGGGCTGCCGGCGATGGAGGCGTTCGAGCTCTCGGCCGATCTTCGGGGGATCGAGCCGGCGGACTACATCTACGTCGGCTTCCTCGTCGTGGGGATGGCGGGCCAGTACGCCGGCGGGAAGCTGACCGACCGGGTACCGGCAGAACGCGGGCTGCTCGCGATCTTCGGCGTGCTCGCGCTGCTGGCGCTCGCCTTTATCCCCGTGACGGGGATGGGACTGGGCGCGTTGCTGGCGCTGTGTGGCGTGCTCGGCTTCTTCCTGTTCGCGATCCAGCCGTTCTACCAGAACGCGGTCGCGGTCCACACCCCGACCGACACCCGCGGGCTCTCCTACGGCTACACCTACCTCGGGGAGTTCGGCCTGGGCTCGGCGTCGATCGCGATCGGCGGGTTCGTGCTCGACTCGTTCGCCCTGTCGGCGTTCTTCGCGATGCTCGCGGCGTTCGCGCTGATCGCCGCGGCGCTGTCGGCCGGCCTGCTCGTCTTCCAGGACCGTCTCGACCCCTCGCGCGAGCACGCCGCGGGCGCCGGAACCGACGACTGA
- a CDS encoding HalX domain-containing protein encodes MSTDEASADPVVLVVDDEPELASLFAAWLDDEWTVRVAHDGDEALERMDEEVAVVLLDRRMPGRSGDEVLDAIRGEGYDCRVVMVTAIDPDFEIIEMGFDDYLVKPVTGDELRRTVTRVHRRTEYDEIMREYYSLASKRAVLRTEKSRSELEENEEYRRLESRLTKLRKSVDETIEGLRGHEDFAAAFRDLGNGRCS; translated from the coding sequence ATGTCAACCGACGAAGCGTCGGCCGACCCCGTGGTTCTCGTCGTCGACGACGAGCCGGAACTGGCGAGCCTGTTCGCCGCCTGGCTCGACGACGAGTGGACGGTCAGGGTCGCTCACGACGGTGATGAGGCGCTCGAGCGGATGGACGAGGAGGTCGCCGTCGTGTTGCTCGACCGCCGGATGCCCGGACGGTCGGGCGACGAGGTGTTGGACGCGATTCGCGGGGAGGGCTACGACTGTCGGGTGGTGATGGTCACGGCGATCGACCCGGATTTCGAAATCATCGAGATGGGCTTCGACGACTACCTCGTCAAACCCGTCACGGGCGACGAGCTACGGCGGACGGTCACGCGGGTCCACCGTCGGACCGAGTACGACGAGATCATGCGCGAGTACTACAGTCTCGCGTCGAAACGAGCGGTGCTCCGGACCGAGAAGTCCCGCTCCGAACTCGAGGAGAACGAGGAGTACCGGCGCCTCGAGTCCCGCCTCACGAAGCTCCGAAAGTCGGTCGACGAGACGATCGAGGGACTCCGGGGTCACGAGGACTTCGCCGCCGCCTTCCGCGACCTGGGCAACGGCCGCTGTAGCTAG